The sequence TCCCGCAATACTGTTCAACGTATTTTTTCCTTTTTAGATCAAAAAGTCAGGAAAGCTTTAAAACTATGGATGGCCCTGTTGGAAGCGGAGAGAGCTGAGTGGTATTTATACATGATCAGATGCAAAGATGGTTCACTTTATACAGGCATATCAAATGATGTTCCCCGGCGTTTTGAAGAACATCGGGAAATGGGAAAACAAGGAGCGAAATATCTTCGTGGCAGGGGCCCCCTTGAGCTGGTGTTTCAAAAAAAAACAGGGAGCAAATCGTCGGCATTAAAGATGGAACAAAAAATTAAAAAACTTTCAAAATCACAAAAAGAAATCATAATTTATGCGGGAGATATTGATTAAATGAAATTGCGCTTTTCCGGCGGGCACCGGGTTATTCCCGTGAGTTTCCCGCGCGGATGCGCTCGAGGGCGTTTTTGACGGGTTGGGGGTCGATATGCCGCATGAGGGCGCCGATGTGCTGAATCTGCCTGCGCCGGGCGCCATGGCTCTTTATTTTACATGCTAATTCGATGGCCGCCAGAAGCTCATCCGGCAGATCCATGGTCTTAAGCCGGACAAACGGCAGGGCAACCAACTGTTCGCCCAGGCGCTGCAGGGCTCGGTCTTCATTTTTTTTCCGGGTTCTGCTTTTATAATCCGTATCCATTTTGCGGGACTCTCCCTTTTGGTTTATTCAACATCAATACCTGTTAAAATTTTCTTTTAATACTGCAAAAGGTTTGAAATGATCAAGCAATATCTCGACCGTTCTTTACGGCTCAGATTAAAACGAAAGTGGTGAAAAATGGTATCAGCAGATTTTGTCAAACGTCGTAGAAGAGAAAAGCGGAAAGCGGCGGCATATCAGTATCAGGAGGATTGCCGTTATTTTGCC comes from Anaerolineae bacterium and encodes:
- the yjgA gene encoding ribosome biogenesis factor YjgA — translated: MDTDYKSRTRKKNEDRALQRLGEQLVALPFVRLKTMDLPDELLAAIELACKIKSHGARRRQIQHIGALMRHIDPQPVKNALERIRAGNSRE